From a region of the Desulfovibrio desulfuricans genome:
- a CDS encoding MucR family transcriptional regulator: MDDFLKGALEISKAQAGVRVMSAEEITAFVQKVAGSIRAVAMGEATGEPDFDGAVLEARKSIKEKSVTCLECGKSFKILTKRHLATHGLSTEEYLEKWGFKKGTPLACKALQRERRKKMNDMKLWERRMTAKK; this comes from the coding sequence ATGGACGATTTTTTGAAGGGTGCTTTGGAAATTTCCAAGGCTCAGGCTGGCGTCAGGGTTATGAGCGCGGAAGAAATAACGGCCTTTGTCCAAAAGGTTGCTGGCAGCATCAGGGCTGTTGCCATGGGCGAAGCCACTGGCGAACCCGATTTTGATGGGGCTGTTCTTGAAGCCAGAAAATCGATCAAGGAAAAGAGCGTTACCTGCCTTGAGTGTGGTAAGAGCTTCAAGATTTTGACTAAACGTCACCTGGCTACACACGGCCTCTCCACAGAAGAATACCTTGAAAAGTGGGGCTTTAAAAAGGGTACCCCGCTTGCCTGCAAGGCTTTGCAGCGTGAACGCCGCAAAAAAATGAACGACATGAAGCTGTGGGAACGGAGAATGACCGCCAAGAAGTAA
- the gmhB gene encoding D-glycero-beta-D-manno-heptose 1,7-bisphosphate 7-phosphatase produces the protein MSTAEAPRRAIFLDRDGTLNHDTGYIHRKEDWQWLPGVVETLRRFHAVGYLLVVVSNQSGLARGMFSEDDLHALEAWVNEDLAAHNAVIDAWYYCPHLPEVTGPCNCRKPEPGLILQAAADLNIDLARSWMIGDRVRDMQAGLAAGCSCVLLRPPVGAYEDNVPVPEGVKVVPHLAAAGVHILAPEMRAHRLSRLPGGCGAHCGGKHSSDSSGLPGCGGSGCEDGPDKA, from the coding sequence ATGAGCACAGCAGAAGCGCCGCGCCGCGCCATTTTTTTGGACCGCGACGGCACCCTGAATCACGATACTGGCTATATTCACCGCAAGGAAGACTGGCAGTGGCTGCCGGGCGTGGTTGAAACCCTCAGGCGCTTTCATGCCGTAGGGTATCTGCTTGTGGTCGTGAGCAATCAGTCGGGGCTGGCGCGCGGCATGTTCAGCGAGGACGATCTGCACGCTCTGGAAGCATGGGTTAATGAAGATCTTGCGGCGCACAACGCCGTTATCGACGCGTGGTATTATTGCCCCCACCTGCCGGAGGTTACTGGCCCTTGCAACTGCCGCAAGCCAGAGCCGGGCCTCATTCTGCAAGCCGCTGCCGATCTGAATATTGATCTTGCACGCTCCTGGATGATTGGCGACCGTGTGCGCGATATGCAGGCCGGGCTGGCCGCCGGGTGCAGTTGCGTGCTATTGCGCCCCCCGGTGGGCGCGTACGAAGATAACGTACCCGTGCCGGAAGGCGTAAAGGTGGTGCCGCATCTGGCCGCCGCCGGGGTGCATATTCTTGCGCCTGAGATGCGGGCACACAGGCTTTCCCGCCTGCCTGGCGGCTGTGGCGCGCACTGTGGGGGAAAGCACAGCTCTGACAGTTCCGGCCTCCCCGGCTGTGGCGGTTCTGGTTGTGAGGACGGGCCTGACAAAGCATAA
- the fliM gene encoding flagellar motor switch protein FliM has product MNKVLAQDEVDALLRGLSGGEIENEAETQEDDSGIVSFDLANQDRIIRGRMPVLEIVNDRFSRLCTNALSNSVRKRVELNPISIDMTKFGEFMRSLPVPTSINIFKMDPLRGNAIMVVDSRLVFALVENVFGGAGSQPKVEGREFTRIEQAVVDKIVKIALENMEESWRPVHDVKLELVRSEINPQFAAIVPPSDVVVVITFEVELDTALGSMIICLPYATIEPIRSKLHASFQTERLEVDHAWVARLKERLLETPVEMKVHFGRTTITGNQLLRMQVGDIIVLDTDHEDMLNCTVAGVTKYQGLPGTIKAMKAFQIIKENEPQYT; this is encoded by the coding sequence ATGAATAAAGTTCTGGCGCAAGACGAAGTTGATGCCCTGCTGCGCGGGCTTTCCGGCGGGGAAATCGAAAACGAAGCGGAAACGCAGGAAGACGATTCCGGCATTGTGTCTTTTGACCTTGCCAATCAGGATCGCATCATCCGCGGGCGCATGCCCGTGCTTGAAATCGTTAACGACCGTTTTTCACGGCTTTGCACCAACGCCCTTTCAAACTCTGTGCGCAAGCGCGTGGAGCTGAACCCCATATCCATTGATATGACCAAGTTCGGCGAGTTCATGCGCTCGCTGCCGGTGCCAACCTCCATCAATATTTTCAAAATGGATCCCCTGCGCGGCAATGCCATCATGGTTGTTGATTCGCGTCTGGTATTTGCCCTGGTGGAAAACGTGTTTGGCGGCGCTGGCTCCCAGCCCAAGGTTGAAGGCCGCGAATTCACGCGCATTGAGCAGGCAGTGGTGGACAAGATTGTCAAAATCGCGCTGGAGAACATGGAAGAATCCTGGCGGCCAGTGCATGACGTAAAGCTTGAGCTGGTGCGCAGCGAAATCAATCCGCAGTTCGCCGCCATTGTGCCCCCCAGCGACGTTGTGGTGGTCATCACCTTTGAGGTCGAGCTGGATACGGCGCTCGGCTCCATGATTATTTGCCTGCCCTACGCCACCATTGAACCCATTCGTTCCAAACTGCATGCGAGCTTTCAGACCGAACGCCTCGAAGTTGACCACGCATGGGTGGCGCGCCTTAAAGAGCGCCTGCTGGAAACCCCGGTGGAGATGAAGGTGCATTTTGGCCGCACCACCATCACGGGCAACCAGTTGCTGCGCATGCAGGTGGGCGACATTATCGTGCTTGATACCGACCACGAAGACATGCTCAACTGCACGGTCGCCGGAGTGACCAAGTATCAGGGCCTGCCTGGCACCATCAAGGCCATGAAGGCCTTTCAGATCATTAAGGAAAACGAACCGCAATACACCTGA
- a CDS encoding ASKHA domain-containing protein gives MQDKGQFDKPYSAFCQSNCRTAGECATLAFTGPVRHSWRMFVRLFSASDHAHADPCGAAPAAPSVTIAARPGQSLSQAIWLSGLVRPLPLCGGLGRCGRCRVRFVRHAPPCLPAEVDVFSASQLEAGWRLACRRQVPDPDTTAEGAAALDLELPPENLVLPAGAQETGRLSGRGAARQILPPMTPPDLALAVDLGTTSLCWRALDMQGRAVAEGRTLNPQAGAGADVMSRLAVARVAEGRAVLAGLARRQLLGIMDSLAKSGTGRVTRLCLAANTAMTDIFLDRDVEGLCAAPYRLTHSGDETVALTDFPPLYVPPLPAPFVGGDVSAGLAALLEADVPRPFVLADLGTNGELALVTETGQLWLTSVPLGPALEGIGPECGQLAGPGVVTGFTLTPLGLAAQFYESASPDAENAADAARHHAAQGAVCPCPACQSANAGQNPEGLAAGSAAGAGVGSAGAVARGISATGYLSLLALLLRAGALRNDGQFVANPAMPLARKLAAGLEQPNLAGEPPSSGQPRSGARLRLPHGLWLAAADVEALLQVKAAFALALDALLRAADIPASNVAAVCLAGTLGEYVRPDDLETLGFVPAVLAPRVRAVGNTALDGAALLALHSKKIPPLARMCREAVVLPLVDEPNFHTDYLRRMRFGV, from the coding sequence ATGCAAGATAAAGGCCAGTTTGACAAGCCGTACAGCGCCTTTTGCCAGAGCAATTGCCGCACGGCAGGGGAGTGCGCCACGCTTGCCTTTACCGGGCCTGTCAGGCACTCTTGGCGCATGTTTGTACGTCTTTTTTCGGCCAGTGACCATGCCCATGCAGACCCATGCGGCGCTGCTCCAGCCGCGCCATCAGTGACTATTGCCGCAAGGCCGGGGCAAAGCCTTTCGCAGGCCATCTGGCTTTCGGGGCTGGTGCGCCCTTTGCCCCTGTGCGGCGGGCTTGGGCGTTGCGGGCGCTGCCGCGTGCGTTTTGTGCGCCATGCGCCGCCCTGCCTGCCTGCGGAGGTGGACGTTTTTTCCGCCTCGCAGCTGGAGGCTGGCTGGCGTCTGGCCTGTCGCCGTCAGGTGCCAGACCCTGACACGACTGCGGAGGGCGCTGCTGCGCTTGATCTTGAGTTGCCGCCGGAGAATCTTGTTCTGCCAGCGGGAGCGCAAGAGACAGGGCGTTTGTCCGGTCGCGGCGCGGCGCGGCAGATTCTGCCCCCAATGACGCCGCCGGATTTGGCTCTGGCAGTTGATCTTGGCACTACATCCCTGTGTTGGCGGGCGCTTGATATGCAAGGCCGGGCAGTGGCTGAAGGCCGTACGCTCAATCCGCAGGCCGGGGCCGGGGCGGATGTCATGTCGCGCCTTGCCGTGGCGCGCGTGGCAGAAGGGCGCGCCGTGCTGGCCGGGCTTGCCCGGCGGCAACTGCTGGGCATCATGGATTCGCTGGCGAAGTCGGGCACGGGGCGGGTGACGCGGTTGTGTCTGGCTGCCAATACGGCCATGACGGATATTTTTCTTGATCGCGATGTGGAGGGGCTGTGCGCAGCGCCGTACAGGCTGACGCACAGCGGCGATGAAACCGTTGCCCTGACGGATTTTCCACCTCTCTATGTACCGCCGCTGCCTGCGCCCTTTGTGGGCGGCGACGTGAGCGCGGGGCTGGCCGCCCTGCTGGAGGCGGATGTTCCCCGGCCCTTTGTACTGGCCGACCTTGGCACCAACGGCGAACTTGCACTGGTAACCGAGACTGGACAGTTGTGGCTGACCAGCGTACCCCTTGGCCCGGCTCTGGAAGGTATTGGGCCTGAATGCGGCCAGCTGGCTGGCCCCGGTGTGGTAACGGGCTTTACGCTCACGCCCCTGGGGCTTGCTGCGCAGTTTTATGAAAGCGCGTCCCCGGATGCAGAAAATGCAGCGGATGCGGCGCGTCACCATGCTGCGCAGGGCGCTGTTTGCCCCTGTCCTGCCTGCCAGAGCGCAAACGCGGGGCAGAACCCTGAAGGGCTTGCGGCAGGTTCTGCGGCTGGCGCTGGAGTTGGATCTGCGGGAGCTGTAGCGCGCGGCATAAGCGCCACAGGATACCTGTCCCTGCTGGCCTTGCTGCTGCGCGCAGGAGCTCTGCGCAATGACGGGCAGTTTGTGGCAAATCCGGCCATGCCGCTGGCGCGCAAGCTGGCTGCCGGGCTGGAGCAGCCCAACCTGGCGGGGGAACCCCCATCATCCGGCCAGCCCCGGTCAGGCGCGCGCCTGCGCCTGCCGCATGGCCTGTGGCTTGCCGCCGCTGATGTGGAGGCCCTGTTGCAGGTCAAGGCCGCCTTTGCTCTGGCGCTGGATGCGCTGCTGCGCGCGGCGGATATTCCTGCCAGCAATGTTGCGGCAGTGTGCCTGGCTGGTACGCTGGGCGAATATGTCAGGCCGGACGACCTTGAAACTCTGGGCTTTGTTCCCGCTGTTCTTGCCCCGCGTGTTCGCGCCGTGGGCAATACGGCGCTAGACGGAGCCGCGCTGCTTGCGCTGCACAGCAAAAAAATTCCGCCTTTGGCCCGCATGTGCCGCGAGGCCGTGGTGCTTCCCCTTGTAGACGAACCGAATTTTCACACCGATTATCTGCGCCGTATGCGCTTTGGAGTATAA
- a CDS encoding small ribosomal subunit Rsm22 family protein — protein sequence MSAKDDSFNDSDRRSRRSGEGTSQPRRQSPRRPDDRPVRRDSADGRFAGRDDRNSGRQDDRRDNRRDGRASDRRDDKPGSRPNSRPGSRPSRGQDERRDARRDGRREDHRDNRRDDRRPTDRPADRRDDRRQDGRSPNAPRDRYGRPAFRPEKREGDRDFAPGQRNFERQNQRPAARSFESGAWPAARALFPPLSAETQRILDMLPEALAKVWPLNTAHKRSLPDDVAQLSRLLTTERAGLARPYWSSPASISAYLYYFLPWNLVRLTRLLASLPLADPRAVAPQGGEALLVDVGSGPLTLPLALWLARPEWRSAPVRVLAMDTSSQPLELGKTLMEVLGELTGQPVWPVRVARAPLDQVVRQAAPLLSGGRARPWLVSAANVLNELRFGKKRSRGASAIEDEDEFDSLDAEGMDIDGNPAAGEADGEKPEGCREDRLDSFLESLSPLFDHADSRGEATAGSPASVGPSLLFVEPGTRLGGSTIMRLRQLAVDGGLTALAPCTHQADCPLLRGQGGRTWCHFTFGSEGAPLWLEDLSQASGLGKSGLSLSPLLLAAMPEAEAQTSGSLPVRVLSAPFLVPGLAGRARYACSGKGILLLENAECLASGDELTVSIAAGAPRDRKSGALQVSPPAQQGGTPRPERRPGADEQGRRPVPYNRDNREGGRDGTRDGTREGNRPAGKGYPDRPSRAPQGDRSQGDDRRGQGGRPPRPQGNDRPQRDDRSGRDDRRGRDDRPDWKGRQDRQGQPDRSNRSDRSEGSDRPDRPNRQDRQDRNNRHDRPGGQDRKGRGGSSDNRSGDRRPGDKRSGKPTGPRRNKR from the coding sequence ATGTCCGCGAAAGACGATTCTTTTAACGATTCCGATCGGCGTAGCCGCCGTTCCGGCGAGGGCACCAGCCAGCCCCGCCGCCAGTCCCCGCGCAGACCTGACGACAGGCCCGTGCGGCGCGATAGCGCGGACGGCAGATTTGCAGGACGCGATGACCGCAACTCTGGCCGTCAGGACGACCGCCGGGATAACCGCCGGGACGGGCGTGCTTCTGACCGCCGTGACGACAAGCCCGGCAGTCGCCCCAATAGTCGGCCCGGCAGCCGCCCCTCAAGGGGACAGGATGAGCGCCGTGATGCACGGCGTGATGGGCGGCGAGAAGACCACCGCGACAATCGCCGTGACGACCGCCGTCCCACTGACCGCCCCGCTGATCGGCGTGATGACCGCCGTCAGGATGGACGCTCGCCCAACGCACCCAGGGATCGCTACGGCAGGCCTGCATTCCGGCCAGAGAAGCGCGAGGGGGACAGGGACTTCGCTCCTGGGCAGCGTAACTTCGAGCGCCAGAATCAGCGCCCCGCAGCGCGTTCTTTTGAATCGGGGGCCTGGCCTGCCGCCAGAGCGCTGTTCCCGCCGCTTTCGGCTGAAACCCAGCGCATTCTGGATATGCTGCCCGAAGCCCTGGCCAAGGTATGGCCGCTCAATACGGCGCACAAGCGTTCGTTGCCCGATGACGTGGCCCAACTTTCGCGCCTTCTGACTACAGAACGCGCCGGGCTGGCGCGCCCGTACTGGAGTTCCCCGGCCTCCATCAGCGCCTATCTGTATTATTTTCTTCCCTGGAATCTCGTGCGCCTCACGCGCCTGCTGGCAAGCCTGCCCCTGGCCGACCCCCGCGCGGTGGCTCCGCAGGGTGGCGAGGCCCTGCTGGTGGACGTGGGCTCAGGCCCGCTGACCCTGCCGCTGGCCCTCTGGTTGGCAAGGCCTGAATGGCGCAGTGCCCCAGTGCGGGTGCTGGCGATGGACACCTCGTCCCAGCCGCTTGAACTAGGCAAAACCCTTATGGAGGTTCTGGGCGAGCTGACGGGCCAGCCCGTATGGCCTGTACGCGTGGCCCGTGCGCCTCTTGATCAGGTCGTGCGGCAGGCCGCCCCTCTGCTTTCTGGCGGGAGGGCGCGTCCGTGGCTGGTCAGCGCCGCCAACGTGCTCAACGAACTGCGTTTTGGCAAAAAGCGTTCACGCGGCGCAAGCGCCATAGAAGACGAGGACGAATTTGATTCGCTGGATGCCGAGGGCATGGATATTGACGGCAATCCCGCTGCGGGCGAGGCTGATGGCGAAAAGCCCGAAGGCTGCCGCGAGGATCGGCTCGACAGCTTCCTTGAATCCCTGTCGCCGCTCTTTGACCATGCGGACTCGCGCGGCGAGGCGACTGCGGGCAGCCCTGCCTCTGTTGGGCCTTCCCTGCTGTTTGTGGAGCCCGGTACGCGCCTTGGCGGCTCCACCATCATGCGTTTGCGCCAGCTTGCCGTTGACGGCGGGCTGACGGCCCTTGCGCCCTGTACGCATCAGGCTGATTGCCCATTGCTGCGCGGCCAGGGCGGGCGCACATGGTGCCACTTTACCTTTGGCAGCGAAGGCGCGCCGCTGTGGCTTGAAGACCTGTCGCAGGCTTCGGGCCTTGGTAAAAGCGGCCTGAGCCTCTCGCCCCTCTTGCTTGCCGCCATGCCCGAGGCAGAAGCGCAAACGTCCGGTTCCCTGCCCGTCAGGGTGCTTTCTGCCCCCTTTTTGGTGCCGGGTCTGGCGGGCAGGGCTCGCTACGCCTGCTCTGGCAAGGGGATACTGCTGCTGGAAAATGCCGAGTGTCTGGCCTCTGGCGATGAACTGACTGTTTCCATTGCTGCTGGCGCGCCACGCGACCGCAAAAGTGGCGCTTTGCAGGTGAGCCCTCCGGCGCAACAGGGGGGAACCCCCCGGCCTGAGCGCCGCCCCGGTGCTGATGAACAAGGGCGCAGGCCCGTGCCATACAACAGGGACAACAGAGAAGGCGGCAGGGATGGAACCCGTGATGGCACCCGCGAAGGCAATAGACCCGCAGGAAAGGGCTATCCAGACCGTCCGTCCCGCGCCCCGCAGGGCGACCGCAGCCAGGGGGACGACCGCAGAGGGCAGGGAGGGCGTCCGCCCCGGCCGCAAGGCAATGACCGCCCTCAGCGTGATGATCGGTCAGGCAGGGATGACCGCCGTGGCCGTGACGACCGTCCGGACTGGAAAGGCCGCCAGGATCGGCAGGGTCAGCCAGACCGTTCAAACCGTTCAGATCGGTCTGAAGGCTCGGACAGGCCTGATCGGCCCAACCGCCAAGACCGTCAAGACCGCAACAACCGTCATGACAGACCGGGCGGACAGGACAGAAAGGGCCGTGGAGGCTCTTCTGACAACCGTTCTGGCGACAGGCGCCCAGGCGACAAGCGTTCTGGCAAGCCCACTGGCCCGCGACGCAATAAACGCTAG
- a CDS encoding vitamin B12-dependent ribonucleotide reductase → MLTMPKNLPQPQLKPNTEVVLQKRYLRKDLSGKQVETPRDLFWRVASCIAAEEAKYNQSTCKGDVLARDFYDLMTSWKFLPNSPTLMNAGTDLGQLSACFVLPVGDSIEEIFDAVKYAAMIHKSGGGTGFSFSRLRPKDSRVGSTGGVASGPVSFLRIFNTATEQVKQGGTRRGANMGILRVDHPDILEFIRAKEKEGEFNNFNLSVGLTEVFMRAVENDEHYDLVAPNSGEVINRLRAREIFELLVKKAWQSGDPGIVFLDRINRDNPTPDQGEIESTNPCGEQPLLPYEACNLGSINLSCFYVPGHNDAADPARDGIDWAELKRVVHLSVRFLDNVIDASRFPLDSITETVRKNRKIGLGVMGFADLLYQLEMAYDSQQGLELGERIMAFIQEEGHKASAQLAVERGAFPAYATSVYAKKKLGPYRNATVTTIAPTGTLSIIAGCSSGVEPLFALCFTRNILDGERLVEVNPHFEAALADAGLFSHELMDAVVAKGSIQEMDYLPAKLRKVFVTAMDIAPVWHLRMQAAFQRHTDNAVSKTVNLTNSATEQDIFDIYWLAYQEGCKGVTVYRDGCKSIQVLATGEGQKKMDGESGAEPVQSGLSAAQVGAGVRKRPDIVWGFTQKVPTGLGVMYLTVNEVDGQPFEVFATIGKSGRSITAKAEAIGRLVSLALRSGVHVRDVVAQIKGIGGEHPVFRGKGLLLSIPDAIAWVLEKRYLKDEHIGDVNDLQAQNCPECGEPLVFQEGCLICPGCGFSRCG, encoded by the coding sequence ATGCTCACAATGCCCAAGAATTTGCCGCAGCCACAGTTGAAACCCAATACGGAAGTTGTTCTGCAAAAGCGCTATCTGCGCAAGGATCTGAGCGGCAAGCAGGTGGAAACCCCGCGTGATCTTTTCTGGCGGGTGGCATCTTGCATTGCCGCCGAGGAAGCCAAGTACAACCAGTCCACCTGCAAGGGCGACGTGCTGGCGCGCGATTTTTATGATCTCATGACCAGCTGGAAGTTTTTGCCCAATTCGCCCACGCTCATGAACGCGGGCACAGATCTGGGGCAGCTATCGGCCTGCTTTGTGCTGCCGGTGGGCGACTCCATTGAAGAAATTTTTGATGCGGTCAAATACGCGGCCATGATCCACAAGTCTGGCGGCGGCACAGGATTTTCCTTTTCGCGCCTGCGCCCCAAGGATAGCCGCGTGGGTTCCACCGGGGGCGTTGCCTCCGGCCCGGTATCCTTTCTGCGCATCTTCAACACCGCCACAGAGCAGGTGAAGCAGGGCGGTACGAGGCGCGGGGCCAATATGGGCATTCTGCGCGTGGATCACCCTGACATCCTTGAATTTATCCGCGCCAAGGAAAAAGAGGGCGAGTTCAATAACTTCAATCTTTCCGTGGGCCTGACAGAAGTCTTCATGCGCGCTGTTGAAAACGACGAGCATTACGACCTTGTGGCTCCCAATTCCGGCGAAGTTATCAACCGCCTGCGCGCGCGTGAGATTTTTGAACTGCTGGTCAAGAAGGCATGGCAGTCCGGCGATCCGGGCATTGTGTTTCTTGACCGCATCAACCGCGACAATCCCACGCCTGACCAGGGCGAGATAGAATCCACCAATCCCTGCGGCGAACAGCCCCTGCTGCCCTACGAGGCTTGCAATCTGGGTTCCATCAACCTTTCGTGTTTTTACGTTCCCGGTCACAACGATGCGGCTGACCCGGCGCGCGACGGCATTGACTGGGCCGAACTCAAGCGCGTGGTGCACCTGTCTGTGCGCTTTCTTGACAACGTCATTGATGCCTCGCGTTTTCCGCTGGACAGCATCACTGAAACCGTGCGCAAGAACCGCAAGATCGGCCTTGGCGTCATGGGTTTTGCCGACCTGCTCTATCAGCTTGAAATGGCGTATGATTCGCAGCAGGGCCTTGAGCTTGGCGAGCGCATCATGGCCTTTATTCAGGAGGAAGGGCACAAGGCCTCGGCCCAGTTGGCTGTGGAACGCGGCGCTTTCCCTGCCTACGCCACGTCCGTGTACGCCAAAAAGAAGCTTGGCCCCTACCGCAACGCCACGGTAACCACCATTGCGCCCACGGGGACGCTTTCCATCATCGCGGGTTGCTCCTCCGGCGTGGAGCCGCTGTTTGCCCTGTGCTTTACCCGTAATATTCTTGACGGCGAGCGCCTTGTGGAGGTGAACCCCCATTTTGAGGCGGCCCTTGCCGATGCCGGACTGTTCAGCCACGAACTCATGGATGCGGTGGTTGCCAAGGGTTCCATTCAGGAAATGGATTACCTGCCCGCCAAGCTGCGCAAGGTCTTTGTTACGGCTATGGATATCGCCCCTGTGTGGCATTTGCGCATGCAGGCGGCCTTCCAGCGCCATACCGACAATGCCGTGTCCAAAACCGTGAACCTGACCAACAGCGCAACGGAACAGGATATTTTTGATATTTACTGGCTGGCCTATCAGGAAGGTTGCAAGGGCGTGACTGTGTACCGTGACGGCTGCAAGAGCATTCAGGTGCTGGCCACGGGCGAAGGCCAAAAGAAAATGGACGGCGAAAGCGGCGCTGAGCCTGTGCAGTCTGGCCTGTCTGCTGCTCAGGTCGGGGCTGGCGTGCGCAAGCGCCCCGACATTGTGTGGGGCTTCACGCAGAAGGTCCCCACCGGGCTTGGCGTGATGTACCTCACCGTTAATGAGGTTGACGGCCAGCCCTTTGAGGTTTTTGCCACCATCGGCAAGTCTGGCCGCTCCATCACGGCCAAGGCCGAGGCCATTGGGCGCCTGGTGTCGCTGGCCTTGCGCTCCGGCGTGCATGTGCGCGATGTTGTGGCCCAGATCAAGGGTATCGGCGGCGAGCACCCCGTGTTTCGCGGCAAGGGGCTGTTGCTTTCCATCCCCGATGCCATCGCCTGGGTGCTGGAAAAGCGCTATCTCAAGGACGAACACATCGGCGACGTCAACGATCTGCAAGCCCAGAACTGCCCCGAATGCGGCGAGCCGCTGGTTTTTCAGGAAGGCTGCCTCATCTGCCCCGGCTGCGGTTTTTCGCGTTGCGGGTAA
- a CDS encoding metal-dependent hydrolase: protein MKWITHQATAVAAALALHLPWEGVAAACAGAVLPDVLDQRIAGLAPTRRGRQKVFNAIHRGTTHWFGWWLAVCVAAFALSPASLGSLGRDALLGLGFGGLSHVLLDMLTPSGVPLTPFSRQNKLSLKLCSTGSLGEYCFLACVAGATWLFFHEDLLRLTRKLGHGSWF, encoded by the coding sequence ATGAAATGGATTACGCATCAGGCCACGGCTGTGGCGGCGGCGTTGGCGCTGCATCTTCCCTGGGAGGGCGTGGCGGCGGCTTGCGCTGGCGCGGTGCTGCCCGATGTGCTGGATCAGCGCATTGCGGGCCTCGCACCCACCCGCAGGGGCCGCCAAAAAGTGTTCAACGCCATCCACCGGGGCACAACCCACTGGTTTGGCTGGTGGCTGGCGGTTTGCGTAGCGGCTTTTGCCCTGTCGCCTGCCAGCCTTGGTTCCTTGGGCAGGGATGCCCTGCTCGGCCTGGGTTTTGGCGGGCTGAGCCATGTGCTGCTGGATATGCTGACCCCTTCAGGGGTGCCGCTGACGCCCTTTTCGCGCCAGAACAAGCTGTCGCTCAAGCTGTGCTCCACAGGCAGCCTTGGTGAATACTGTTTTCTGGCCTGTGTGGCGGGCGCAACGTGGCTGTTTTTTCACGAAGACCTGCTGCGTTTGACCCGCAAACTGGGCCACGGAAGCTGGTTCTGA